From the genome of Psychroserpens ponticola, one region includes:
- a CDS encoding ABC transporter ATP-binding protein, producing MNTLQIKNLSKTYPNGVKALNGINLEITNGMFGLLGANGAGKSSLMRTIASLQEPTFGSISFNTIDVVQKPEEIRKHLGYLPQEFGVYPKISAEKLLNHLAILKGILNKKERKEQVTALLQQVNLYQHRKKSVYTFSGGMRQRFGIAQALLANPQIIIVDEPTAGLDPEESNRFLNLLSEIGENVIVILSTHIVEDVRNLCPKMAILSNGEIISEGNPTELVASIEGKVWAKIIPKRDIDIYKKAFDVISTKLVSGKTQIRVLSGKKPEEGFGLITPNLEDFYFTTLFNNQSKAS from the coding sequence ATGAATACATTACAAATCAAGAATTTAAGTAAAACCTATCCAAATGGTGTTAAGGCGCTAAACGGAATTAATTTAGAAATCACTAACGGTATGTTTGGCTTGTTAGGAGCCAATGGTGCAGGAAAATCATCTTTAATGAGAACCATTGCATCTTTACAAGAACCTACTTTTGGTAGTATTTCATTCAATACTATTGATGTTGTTCAAAAACCTGAAGAGATAAGAAAGCACTTAGGATACTTACCTCAAGAGTTTGGAGTATATCCAAAAATTTCTGCTGAAAAATTATTAAATCACTTAGCTATTCTTAAAGGGATATTAAATAAAAAGGAACGCAAAGAACAGGTTACAGCATTATTGCAGCAAGTCAATCTATATCAACACAGAAAAAAATCTGTTTACACTTTTTCTGGAGGCATGCGCCAGCGATTTGGGATTGCACAAGCATTGTTAGCAAATCCACAAATAATCATTGTAGATGAACCAACAGCAGGTTTAGATCCAGAAGAGAGCAACCGGTTTTTAAACTTACTGAGTGAAATAGGGGAGAACGTCATTGTCATCTTATCAACTCACATTGTAGAAGATGTTAGAAACTTATGCCCAAAAATGGCAATACTTTCTAATGGTGAAATAATTTCTGAGGGTAATCCAACAGAATTAGTTGCTAGTATAGAAGGAAAGGTTTGGGCAAAAATCATTCCTAAAAGAGACATTGATATTTATAAAAAAGCATTCGATGTTATCTCTACAAAGCTAGTGTCTGGAAAGACTCAAATTAGAGTATTGTCAGGCAAAAAACCAGAAGAAGGCTTCGGATTAATCACACCTAATTTAGAAGATTTTTATTTCACTACACTTTTCAACAATCAATCTAAAGCGTCCTAA
- a CDS encoding sensor histidine kinase, with amino-acid sequence MIKLLKKYKAFLIGSIIMIPIFYVLDYLGLILLPKERSLEIAFYAIFWGFIVALPFYHFKKNRITVIKILTLFSLFFVTLLVDSYMDLPDNPITFILLMGFWFGLAYLLMSTFIIKYWKLITFIYVPLILYFLYLRLFTGDLEAYLKIKEDIPFYMFFLPIPILFLIWVFEQWKWLQNLKAEKAKTELSLLRSQINPHFFFNTLNNLYALTVKNSDRAPDVILKLSDMMRYTIYEGEKETVKLADEIGYLNNYIELHKIRYKKSVEITFDYASVNTHIAIAPLLYIILLENAFKHGVETLSENAFIHINLYDDEDIIYFEIENNFDDKESDKTNGIGLKNLKRRLSLLYKEKHNLSIITTTNLYKTILKISKHA; translated from the coding sequence ATGATTAAGCTATTAAAGAAATACAAAGCCTTTTTAATTGGATCCATAATTATGATTCCAATATTCTATGTGTTAGATTATTTAGGATTAATCCTACTTCCTAAAGAAAGATCATTAGAGATTGCTTTTTATGCCATTTTTTGGGGATTTATAGTGGCTTTACCATTTTATCATTTTAAAAAAAACAGGATAACTGTAATTAAAATACTTACTCTATTCTCACTCTTTTTTGTAACGTTGCTTGTAGATTCTTATATGGATTTGCCAGATAATCCAATTACATTTATTCTTTTAATGGGATTTTGGTTTGGCTTGGCCTATTTGTTAATGTCAACTTTTATAATAAAATATTGGAAACTTATTACATTCATTTATGTTCCATTAATACTCTACTTTCTCTATTTAAGATTGTTTACAGGTGACTTAGAAGCCTATTTAAAAATTAAAGAAGATATCCCTTTCTATATGTTCTTTTTGCCTATTCCAATTTTGTTTCTTATTTGGGTTTTTGAGCAATGGAAATGGTTACAAAATCTAAAGGCTGAAAAAGCAAAAACTGAATTATCATTATTGCGATCACAAATAAATCCTCACTTTTTCTTTAATACGCTAAATAATCTTTACGCATTAACAGTTAAGAACTCTGATCGAGCGCCAGATGTTATTCTGAAACTATCAGACATGATGCGTTACACCATTTACGAAGGAGAAAAGGAAACAGTAAAACTCGCTGATGAAATAGGATATTTGAACAACTATATAGAATTACACAAAATACGTTACAAAAAATCTGTTGAGATTACCTTTGACTATGCATCTGTAAATACGCATATCGCTATTGCCCCATTATTGTACATTATCCTTTTAGAAAATGCTTTTAAACATGGTGTTGAAACATTGTCGGAAAATGCATTCATTCATATTAACTTATATGATGATGAAGATATTATCTATTTTGAAATTGAAAATAATTTTGACGATAAAGAAAGTGATAAAACAAATGGAATTGGTTTAAAAAACTTAAAAAGAAGACTATCTTTATTGTATAAAGAAAAGCATAATTTGAGTATTATAACAACAACCAACTTGTATAAAACAATTTTAAAAATTTCTAAACATGCTTAA